In the genome of Pirellulales bacterium, one region contains:
- the rsgA gene encoding ribosome small subunit-dependent GTPase A, producing the protein MAKKQKKIRADFRKNRSVRTRPSDLTRRFDADEEKTLDAASQERISGKGDLTRKRTVVGEVGEEKGGFAVQPAVDEAVCHRGRVLSVHGLTSTVQSDDGRLHQCATRRLLKTLSTDQRHVVVAGDRVAFRIDRSGDGIIERVEPRHGVLARSSRGRQHILVANVDQILIISSAAEPRLKPHLIDRFLITAEQNRIRPVLCINKVDLVDRADLQPLVGVYSRMGYRVLLVSAATGFGVDRLQALVGGRASVVVGQSGVGKSSLLNAIQPQLHLRVAAVSAESQKGRHTTTTSELIPLSPGSYVIDTPGIRQFQLWDVVPEEIGGWMRDLRPYVSRCKFPNCTHTHEAGCAVKDAVADGRLDTRRYESYCQLFAGDDA; encoded by the coding sequence ATGGCGAAGAAGCAGAAAAAGATTCGGGCCGATTTCCGCAAGAACCGCTCGGTGCGCACTCGCCCAAGCGATCTGACTCGCCGCTTCGATGCCGACGAGGAGAAAACTCTCGATGCCGCCAGCCAAGAACGGATCAGTGGCAAAGGCGATCTGACGCGCAAGCGAACCGTCGTCGGCGAGGTCGGCGAGGAGAAGGGTGGCTTCGCGGTTCAACCGGCCGTCGACGAAGCGGTCTGCCATCGGGGCCGAGTGCTTTCCGTCCATGGGCTCACCAGCACCGTGCAGTCCGACGACGGCCGATTGCACCAATGCGCGACGCGGCGGTTGCTGAAAACTTTGAGCACCGACCAGCGCCATGTGGTCGTGGCCGGCGACCGGGTGGCGTTTCGCATCGATCGCTCAGGCGATGGGATCATCGAGCGGGTCGAGCCGCGGCATGGCGTGTTGGCCCGCAGCAGCCGTGGCCGGCAACATATCTTGGTCGCCAACGTCGATCAGATTCTCATTATCTCAAGCGCCGCCGAGCCGCGGCTCAAGCCGCATCTGATCGATCGCTTTCTGATCACGGCTGAGCAAAATCGCATCCGGCCGGTGCTGTGTATAAACAAGGTCGATCTCGTCGATCGGGCCGATTTGCAACCGTTGGTGGGCGTTTACAGCCGCATGGGATACCGGGTGCTGCTGGTTTCCGCGGCGACGGGATTCGGCGTCGATCGATTGCAAGCCTTGGTCGGTGGGCGGGCCAGCGTCGTGGTGGGGCAAAGCGGCGTCGGGAAATCGTCGCTGCTCAACGCCATTCAACCGCAGTTGCACTTGCGCGTGGCGGCGGTCAGCGCCGAATCGCAAAAAGGGCGGCACACGACGACCACGTCCGAATTGATCCCGCTCTCCCCCGGCAGCTACGTGATCGATACGCCGGGCATCCGGCAGTTTCAGCTTTGGGATGTCGTGCCGGAAGAGATCGGCGGCTGGATGCGCGATCTGCGACCGTATGTGAGTCGTTGCAAGTTTCCCAACTGTACGCACACGCATGAAGCCGGCTGCGCGGTGAAAGACGCCGTGGCCGATGGGCGGCTCGACACGCGGCGTTATGAAAGCTATTGCCAACTCTTCGCCGGCGACGACGCCTGA
- a CDS encoding TIGR01212 family radical SAM protein (This family includes YhcC from E. coli K-12, an uncharacterized radical SAM protein.) yields MSISVQNDSDWRAAGLRYYAYNYFLRRRFGCRVHKVSLDAGLTCPNVDGTVARGGCTFCDNRSFSPSRRLPRQTIEGQLEEGMRRVGRWFGVEKFLAYFQPATNTYAPVARLRSLYESAIAHPQVVGMAIGTRPDCVPDEVLELLTEISSRTYLSVEYGMQTIHDRSLDWMNRGHHHDAFLEAMARSRGRGFEICVHVILGLPGESHADMLATARELARLRPDSVKIHNLYAVKNTPLAEQVARGEVQLIERAEYIQALVDFLELLPPDCVVERISGDAPPDYFIGPAWCLDKPAVRMAVDAELSRRDTWQGKLWQAAG; encoded by the coding sequence ATGTCCATCTCCGTGCAGAATGATTCCGACTGGCGGGCGGCGGGGCTGCGATATTACGCCTACAACTATTTCCTGCGCCGGCGGTTCGGCTGCCGGGTACACAAGGTTAGCCTTGATGCGGGGCTGACTTGCCCGAACGTCGACGGCACCGTGGCTCGCGGCGGCTGCACCTTCTGCGACAACCGCAGCTTCAGCCCCAGCCGGCGTCTGCCGAGGCAAACGATCGAAGGGCAGCTTGAAGAGGGAATGCGGCGGGTCGGGCGGTGGTTCGGCGTCGAAAAATTTCTGGCCTACTTCCAGCCGGCCACGAACACCTATGCCCCCGTCGCCCGCCTGCGATCGCTCTACGAATCGGCGATCGCACATCCACAAGTCGTCGGGATGGCCATTGGCACCCGGCCCGATTGCGTGCCCGACGAAGTGCTCGAGTTGCTGACCGAAATTTCCAGCCGCACCTACCTCTCCGTCGAATATGGAATGCAGACGATCCATGATCGGTCGCTCGACTGGATGAATCGCGGGCATCATCACGATGCGTTTCTCGAGGCGATGGCCCGCAGCCGCGGCCGGGGCTTCGAGATCTGCGTGCATGTAATTCTCGGCCTTCCCGGCGAATCGCACGCCGACATGCTCGCGACCGCGCGCGAGTTGGCTCGGCTGCGGCCCGACTCGGTGAAGATTCACAACCTGTATGCCGTGAAGAACACACCGTTGGCCGAGCAAGTGGCTCGCGGCGAGGTGCAGCTAATCGAGCGGGCCGAATACATTCAAGCGCTGGTCGATTTCTTGGAGCTTCTGCCGCCGGACTGCGTGGTCGAGCGGATCAGCGGCGACGCGCCGCCCGACTATTTCATCGGTCCGGCGTGGTGCCTCGATAAACCGGCCGTGCGAATGGCCGTCGATGCAGAGCTTTCGCGCCGCGACACGTGGCAAGGCAAGCTCTGGCAAGCGGCCGGTTGA
- a CDS encoding FHA domain-containing protein, with translation MFGELQPIGGGDSIPLMKRTLLVGRRESCDIVLRFANVSAHHCQLNVNGGYWYIKDMKSRNGVKVNGTRITEKRLDPGDELSVAKHSYIINYSPMELGAIGPPPVENLPNDILSKSLLERAGLSHKPLPRPERKPPRPTDDRKRYNISSDGIQQIKDPNRPV, from the coding sequence ATGTTCGGCGAGTTGCAACCTATCGGCGGCGGAGATTCGATTCCATTGATGAAGCGAACGCTTCTAGTCGGGCGACGCGAAAGCTGCGACATCGTGCTCCGCTTTGCGAACGTGTCGGCACACCACTGCCAATTGAACGTCAACGGCGGCTATTGGTATATCAAAGACATGAAGAGCCGCAATGGCGTCAAGGTGAACGGCACGCGGATCACCGAAAAGCGGCTCGACCCGGGCGACGAGCTTTCGGTGGCCAAGCACAGCTACATCATCAACTATTCGCCGATGGAGTTGGGCGCGATCGGTCCGCCGCCCGTGGAGAATTTGCCGAACGACATCCTTTCGAAGTCGCTGCTGGAACGGGCCGGCCTGTCGCACAAGCCATTGCCGCGGCCGGAGCGCAAACCTCCGCGCCCCACCGACGATCGCAAGCGATACAATATATCTAGCGACGGTATCCAGCAGATTAAGGACCCGAACCGGCCGGTCTGA
- the sppA gene encoding signal peptide peptidase SppA, translating into MRRPHGSLEIGLRAFGVFGTALLATGLLLVAGARTAKADDAKPDEAKDSKAAKPVQLAVIELSGSYPEGAGEAGLFGEVSENLNRIIERIDQAGKDEKISGLILEFRDLELGRGKAHEMRAAIARVRKSGKKVYADLRSGEASDYLLASACDEIVMPESGTLAVAGVRAEVTFFKDLLDKLGIQAEILQKGAYKGTGEIFTRSGMSREFREDIDSLVDDFYTQLIDTIASDRKLDRGRVKDLVDQGIFSATDAKAAGLIDRVAYRDQLIDELKKSMQASEIKLVENYGKKKLDEDFSGFNGFLKLMQMLTGNEPSQTSGKNPKIAVIYAVGEIVDGKGGGGLFTSEACGGDTMIKAIRDAESNPKVVAIVLRIDSPGGSALASDLVWREVVTCKKPIVASMGDVAASGGYYIAMGAKKIIAEPGTITGSIGVVGGKVALKGLMDKVGITTSVVSRGKNSGWQSEIDPFTPSEREAWSKSMDDMYRQFTTKAAKGRKIDLKHLQDDLAGGRVFTGRVAVGKKLVDSVGTLDDALAAAKSLAGLKPDEAVDRLNLPKPKTLLESLFGDSQEDDEFIPPRLQSRLGKQLGSLGRTYGEAEQFTRLFNRPAVLVLPYRLEIK; encoded by the coding sequence ATGCGCCGCCCCCACGGATCGCTCGAAATTGGCTTGCGTGCTTTCGGAGTTTTTGGAACCGCGCTGTTGGCCACAGGGCTATTGCTCGTCGCCGGCGCAAGAACGGCGAAGGCCGACGACGCTAAGCCCGACGAAGCGAAGGATTCAAAGGCCGCCAAGCCGGTGCAGTTGGCGGTAATTGAGTTGAGCGGCTCTTATCCGGAAGGAGCAGGGGAGGCTGGCCTGTTCGGCGAAGTCTCGGAAAATTTGAATCGGATCATCGAGCGCATCGACCAGGCGGGAAAGGACGAAAAGATCTCGGGCTTGATCCTGGAATTTCGCGATCTCGAGCTCGGCCGCGGAAAGGCCCATGAAATGCGTGCGGCGATCGCCCGGGTCCGTAAATCGGGCAAGAAGGTGTATGCCGATCTGCGCTCCGGCGAGGCGAGCGACTATCTGCTCGCGTCGGCATGCGACGAAATCGTCATGCCCGAAAGCGGAACGCTGGCGGTGGCAGGCGTGCGGGCGGAAGTCACGTTTTTCAAAGACTTGCTCGACAAACTCGGCATCCAAGCAGAAATCTTGCAAAAAGGCGCCTACAAGGGAACCGGTGAAATCTTTACGCGCAGCGGAATGAGCCGCGAATTTCGCGAAGATATCGATTCGCTCGTCGACGATTTTTATACCCAATTGATCGACACCATCGCCAGCGACCGAAAGCTGGATCGAGGCCGCGTCAAGGATCTCGTCGATCAGGGTATCTTTTCGGCGACCGATGCCAAAGCGGCCGGACTGATCGATCGTGTCGCCTACCGCGACCAATTGATCGACGAACTGAAGAAATCGATGCAGGCCAGCGAAATCAAGTTGGTCGAGAACTACGGCAAGAAAAAGCTCGATGAAGATTTCTCGGGCTTCAACGGATTCCTGAAACTGATGCAAATGCTCACCGGAAACGAGCCCTCGCAAACGAGCGGCAAGAATCCGAAGATCGCGGTGATTTATGCCGTCGGCGAGATCGTCGATGGCAAGGGAGGAGGCGGACTGTTCACGAGCGAAGCATGCGGCGGCGACACCATGATCAAAGCCATTCGTGATGCGGAAAGCAATCCGAAGGTGGTCGCGATCGTGCTGCGGATCGATAGCCCTGGCGGAAGCGCCCTGGCCAGCGATCTCGTGTGGCGCGAGGTGGTCACTTGCAAGAAACCGATCGTGGCAAGCATGGGGGATGTGGCCGCGAGCGGCGGCTACTATATCGCGATGGGCGCCAAAAAGATCATCGCCGAGCCGGGCACGATCACCGGCTCGATCGGCGTCGTCGGCGGCAAAGTCGCTTTGAAAGGATTGATGGACAAGGTGGGCATTACGACATCGGTCGTGAGCCGCGGCAAGAATAGCGGCTGGCAATCGGAAATCGACCCGTTCACGCCGTCGGAGCGCGAAGCTTGGTCGAAATCGATGGACGACATGTATCGGCAATTCACCACCAAGGCCGCCAAGGGGCGCAAGATCGATTTGAAGCATCTGCAAGACGATCTGGCCGGCGGCCGTGTGTTCACCGGCCGGGTGGCGGTCGGAAAAAAACTGGTCGACAGTGTCGGCACACTCGACGACGCCTTGGCGGCCGCCAAATCGCTTGCCGGGTTGAAGCCCGACGAAGCGGTGGATCGCCTGAATTTGCCGAAGCCCAAAACGCTCTTGGAATCGCTGTTTGGCGATTCGCAAGAAGACGACGAATTCATCCCGCCCCGATTGCAAAGCCGGCTGGGAAAACAACTCGGTTCCCTGGGCCGCACGTATGGCGAAGCGGAACAGTTCACACGGCTGTTCAATCGTCCGGCGGTGCTGGTGCTGCCGTATCGGTTGGAAATCAAGTAA